TCGGCCACCGTGTATATCGTCAGGGAGATCCGCGTGCGAAGCACCTCCGCGAAATGTCCCGCAAGCTGACGAAACTCCGCGGGGAAGAAAAGTACTACAATATGTCAGTTAAAATCGAAGAGATCGTGACCAGCCAAAAAGATCTGCCGCCAAACGTCGATTTCTACTCGGCATCTGTCTATAACGCGCTGCGAATCGATCACGATTTGTTCACACCGATCTTTGCGGTATCCCGTGTGTCCGGATGGCTCGCGCATATTCTGGAACAGTATGCAGATAACCGCCTGATCCGTCCGCGTGCAGAGTATGTCGGCCCTGGTATGCAGCAGTATGTGCCGGTGGACGAACGATAAGAATTGAATCCCTCAAAGGGCTGTACACGGTGCATGCCCTTTGATATTGACAACAGGAGGAATTTAACAATGGCTAACGGAGAAAAAATTGCAGTAAATAACGGTGAACTTAACGTGCCGAACGAAGCAATCATTCCATTCATCGAAGGAGACGGAACAGGTCCTGATATTTGGGCCGCAGCATCCCGTGTTCTTGAAGAATCAGTGAATAAAGCATACAATGGCGAAAAGAAAATCGTCTGGAAAGAAGTCCTTGCAGGCCAGAAAGCATTCGACAAGACCGGTGAATGGCTGCCGGAGGAAACGCTTGATACAATCCGTGAATACTTGATCGCGATCAAAGGACCGCTTACAACACCAATCGGCGGCGGTATCCGTTCACTGAACGTGGCTCTCCGTCAGGAACTCGACCTGTATGTGTGCCTGCGTCCTGTCCGTTATTTCCAGGGTGTCCCTTCACCGGTGAAACGGCCTGAAGATACAGACATGGTCATCTTCCGTGAGAACACAGAAGATATCTATGCAGGTATTGAATATGCAAAAGGTTCAGATGAAGTGAAAAAAGTGCTGGACTTCCTCCAGAACGAAATGAGCGTCAAGAATATCCGTTTCCCTGAAACTTCCGGTATAGGCATCAAGCCGATTTCAGAAGAAGGCACGAAGCGGCTTGTGCGCGCGTCGATCAATTATGCGCTGACAGAAGGCCGTAAATCAGTAACGCTTGTTCACAAAGGAAACATCATGAAGTTCACAGAAGGCGCGTTTAAGAACTGGGGCTACGAAGTGGCCGAACAGGAATTCGGCGATAAAGTCTTCACCTGGAACGAATATGACAAGATCAAAGACGAGCAGGGAACTGATGCTGCGAATAAAGCGCAGGATGAGGCACTTGCCGGCGGTAAACTCCTGGTGAAGGATGCCATTGCGGATATCTTCCTTCAGCAAATCCTGACACGTCCGAGCGAATTTGACGTTGTAGCAACGATGAACCTGAATGGCGACTACATCTCTGACGCTCTTGCAGCGCAAGTCGGCGGTATCGGAATCGCACCGGGTGCAAACATCAACTATGAAACTGGACATGCAATTTTCGAAGCGACTCACGGCACTGCACCAAAATATGCTGGTCAGGACAAAGTGAATCCGTCTTCTGTTATTCTGTCAGGTGTTCTTATGCTTGAGCACCTCGGCTGGATCGAAGCCGCTCAGTTGATCTCAAAATCAATGGAAAAAACAATCGCATCGAAAGTCGTAACTTATGACTTTGCTCGTCTCATGGACGGCGCAACTGAAGTGAAGACTTCTGAATTTGCTGATGAACTGATTAAAAACATGTAAGTTAAAGAGGAGCTTCGGCTCCTCTTTATTTTGTATATATACACGGCTACAAGGCAGAAAATGAGTGCTTTACTATATAAGATGAACTAAAGAAAAGAACCCTTACAAGCCGCTTCGGACGCTTAGGGAAGGCAAAGATGATTGCTTCTCAGCGCTATGCCCCTCGGCGCAAAGTAGTGCCCTCGTGTCCACTGGGCACTTCCTTGGCTCCCGCCATGAGCCGGGAAGAATATCCGTCTCATCGCTCCGCCCTGCTGACAGCCCGACGTCCTGTCGCGCCAGCTGCAAAGGCGGAGGCCAAAGGGCATTTGGCTTCTACCTTTCCTGTGGGCCTGAAAGCACGGCTGTTTTGCGAAATATCGATCAGTTAAAATCATTATTTCATCTTAGATAACGATTCGATTATTTTTAAAACAGAAATCCGGCAGCAGAACGGAATAATACAGCGGCAGGAAGGGTATTTATTGTATGTGGTTGTCTGCGGAATGGTTTATTTATTTGCCGCGGCAGCGATTTTGTCAGGCATGTTAAGAAATCAAAAAGGCAAAGGAGAATCCACATGACATTCAAACGCAAAAAAATTTCAGTTATCGGTTCAGGTTTTACAGGCGCAACGACTGCGTTCTTGCTGGCACAGAAAGAACTTGGCGATGTCGTCATCGTCGATATCCCGCAGAACGAGAATCCGACAAAAGGGAAAGCGCTCGATATGGCGGAAGCAGGTCCGGTGCAGGGATTTGATACTCGTCTGACCGGGACATCCGATTACGCGGATACAAAAGATTCCGATCTTGTGATCATCACAGCGGGGATTGCCCGTAAACCCGGCATGAGCCGCGACGACCTTGTGCAGACCAATCAGAAAGTCATGAAATCCGTTACAGCGGAAATTGTCAAACACTCGCCGGATACGACAATTCTTGTGCTGACAAATCCGGTGGACGCCATGACGTATACTGTTTTTAAGGAGTCCGGATTCCCGAAGGAGCGGGTCATCGGCCAGTCAGGGGTTCTCGATACCGCCCGTTTCCGGACCTTCGTAGCAGAGGAACTGGATCTGTCGGTTAAAGATGTGACCGGTTTCGTTCTGGGTGGGCACGGAGATGATATGGTACCGCTCGTCCGCTATTCATACGCCGGCGGCATTCCGCTTGAAACGCTCATTTCCAAAGAACGCCTGGACGCCATCGTTGATCGCACGCGCAAAGGAGGAGCCGAAATCGTGAATCTGCTCGGCAACGGTTCTGCCTATTACGCTCCTGCCGCTGCGCTTGTTGAAATGGCGGAGGCCATTTTGAAGGATCAGCGCCGCGTTCTTCCATCGATTGCTTATCTTGAAGGCGAGTATGGAATGAATGGCATTTACCTGGGTGTGCCGACGGTTCTCGGGAGCAAGGGAATCGAACAAATCATTGAATTGGAATTAACAGAAGATGAGAAGACTGAACTTCAGAAATCCGCAGACTCTGTAAAAAAAGTAATGGAAATTCTGGTTTGATAAAAAATTGAAGCCGTCCGCGCGTATACTCGCGTGGACGGCTTTGCTTTGTGCTCCTGCGCAAAGCTCGTTGCAATCATTCCCTGCTCGATTTTTTTATGCCGTATTGGTACTATAGAAATGACAGAGTAACAGAAAGGGGAATCATCTTTGCTGTTAGGAAAAAAGCGCAAGCTGGGACGGAAGATTGAGGAAATCACAGTCGGTGAAAAGCTGAAACTGACGGAAAATATTGAAGATAAGGATTTACTGCTGTATCTGGGTCTTACAAATGACGGTAATCCGCTGTATGTCCAGCATGATTTTGCTTCCCGGACGACCTATGAGAAGCCGATTGTCCCGACGATTATGCTGACAGGTATTCTGACATCGGCAATTTCCAAGTATATGCCCGGACCCGGTTCTCATGTAATCGAACAGCAGCTAAAATTCACCCATCCGGTATACCATTATTCAACAGTAGATTTTCTTTTTGAAGTGATCGAAGTGAATGTTCCGGATAATGAAGTAACCGTTCGGGTGACTGCGCAGAACGAAGACGAACAGCAAGTGATTGAAGGATTCATCAAAGCCAGTCCGCCAAAATTACTGGATAAGCTAACCACGCAGGCGATGGACAATTTCTGAAACTTCAGAAACGGAGTATGAGAGCGACTATGACTAAAAAAGTACTGATTATAGAAGATGAAGAATCCATTGCGACACTGCTGTCCTACAATGTACGGCAGGCGGGCTATGAGCCGCTTGTTGCCCATGATGGACAGGCAGGTTTCAACATGGCGCTGGCTGAACGGCCGGCTTTGATTGTGCTTGATCTGATGCTGCCGAAGATGGATGGCATGGAAGTATGCAAAGCGCTGCGTCAGCAACGGGTCGATATTCCGATCATTATGCTGACAGCGAAAGATGATGAAGTGGATAAAGTGCTGGGCCTTGAACTGGGAGCAGACGATTACATGACGAAACCGTTCAGCCCGAGGGAAGTGACTGCCCGCATCAAAGCGGTTTTGCGCCGGACAGAACAGGGGATGAATGGAGAGAATGAGACCAAGGCATTGACCATTGGCGGGCTGGAAGTATATCCGTCGCGCTTTGAAGTATTCCTGAATAAACAGCCGCTGGAATTCACACCGAAAGAGTTTGAACTGCTGGTCTATTTGATGGAAAACAGAAATCGCGTACTGACGCGTGATCAATTGCTGAGTGCCGTCTGGCAGTACGATTTTGCAGGGGATACCCGGATTGTGGATGTCCATATCAGTCACTTGCGGGAAAAAATCGAAGAAAACAGCCGGAAACCGCTGTTCATCAAAACGATCAGAGGGCTCGGTTACAAGCTGGAGGAACCGAAACCGGTATGAGCTCGATGAAGAATCGGCTGCTTCTTTTGTTCATGGCTTGGAATGCCACGTTGCTGGCCGGTCTTTTTCTGCTGATCGGACAGCTTTTTCCGCTTTACGCAGGAGAGGAAGGCACCCGGCCGGAGTTTCTGTGGCTGATGCTTGCCTTGTTCTTTGTGTTTGCGTTTATCCTGAACTTCATTTTCGGCACTCGCTTAATCCAAGTTTATGCCCAGCCGATTCAAGCAGCGGCGGAAACCGCCATGGAATTGGCGAAAGGCAATTACAAGGCCAGGGCACCGGAAGTCCGCTCCGGCAGAACACTGCAACTCGGGACGGCGGTCAATGTTCTGGCCCGGAGCCTGCAGGAGATGTCGGCTGTCCGGGAACTTGAACAGGAACGGCTGAAAACATTGATTGAAAACATGGGCAGCGGATTGATTATGATCGGCCGCCGGGGAAAAATATCGCTGATGAATAAATCGTTCGCTGCATCGTTCGGGCTGAGCCTGGAGAATACACAGGACCGGGCATATCAGGAGATTGCATTGCCGGACCGGCTGATCGCGCTTATTGAAGATGTATTCTTATCAGAGGATTCGATAAATACCCAGATTACCGTCACCGACGGCGTGCATACAACACATTTTGCCGTTTACGGAGCCCCTGTCATCAGCGGGCACGGCAAGTGGCTCGGCATTGTGATTGTACTGCACGATATCACGGAACTGAAACGGCTTGAGCAAATCCGGAAAGATTTTGTTGCCAACGTCTCCCATGAATTGCGGACACCGGTCACATCCATCAAAGGGTTCACGGAAACATTGCTGGATGGTGCTTATGAGGATAGGTCATCACTTCTCATGTTTCTGGAAATCATCCAAAAAGAAAGCAATCGCATTATGCTGCTGATTCAGGATTTATTGGATCTGTCTAAAATCGAGCAGTCCGGCTTTCATTTGAACTTAGGAGATACGGATCTCAATCATGTGGCTGCCAGGGCTGCTGAAACGGTGCAGCTTGCTGCGTCGGATAAAAACATCCGGCTGGTCATCGAGACAGCCAGTGACGCCCGGATTCAAGGGGACGCAGACCGGCTGCTGCAGGTAGTGACGAATCTTCTCAGCAATGCGGTTGTCTATTCACCCGAAGATACAGAAATCTGGCTGCGGATCAAGGAAGGGAAACGGCATGTGACAGTGGAAGTGGAAGATCAGGGGATCGGGATTGCCCAGCAGGAAATCCCCCGGGTTTTTGAACGCTTCTACCGGGTCGACCGGGCACGCAGCCGCAATTCCGGTGGGACAGGCCTTGGACTTGCGATCGTCAAGCATTTGACTGAAGCTCACCATGGCCGGATCCAAGTGATCAGCGAACCCGGGCAAGGCACGACGTTCCAAGTGGTGCTGCCCAGAACACAGCCAGAATAATCGGCATATGCCGCCGTTTTCTTTTCGCTTTGCCCTCGTGGTAAAATGAAGGAAATGGTGGTTTTTTAGTTGAAAGGGGTTCAATGACGTGACAAAGAAAGTATTGCTTTTGGACGGAAACAGTTTGGCTTACCGTGCGTTTTTCGCACTGCCGCTTCTGGCGAATGAACAAGGGATTCACACGAATGCAGTTTACGGATTCACGATGATGCTGCAGAGAATACTGGATGAAGAACAGCCGACACATATGCTCGTCGCGTTTGATGCCGGAAAAACAACATTCCGGCACGAGACATTCAGCGAGTATAAAGGCGGTCGGCAAAAGACGCCGCCCGAGCTGTCAGAGCAGTTTCCATATTTGCGGAAACTGATTGAAGCTTATCAGATAAAAAGCTACGAACTGCCGAATTATGAAGCCGATGACATTATCGGCACATTGAGCCGGGAAGCGGAAGAAGCAGGGGATGAAGTAATCATCATTTCCGGCGATAAGGACTTAACGCAACTTGCTTCGGGTTCGACGGTTGTGTACATCACGAAAAAAGGCATCACGGATATCGAGAAATATACAGTGGATCATATCCAGGAAAAGTACGGGTTGACGCCGCAGCAGATCATTGACATGAAAGGGCTTATGGGAGACGCTTCCGATAATATACCGGGCGTGCCGGGCGTCGGTGAAAAGACGGCGGTCAAGCTGCTGGCCAAGCATGGCACAGTTGAAGGTGTATACCGGGATATCGAGCAGCTGAAAGGCAAACTGAAGGAGAAGCTCGAGCAGAATGAAGAGCTGGCACTTGTCTCCAAACAGCTTGCAACGATTGAACGGCAGGCGCCGATTGAAGTGAAAGTGGAAGACCTTACTTACAGTGGACCGGACATGGATCAATTGCAGCGCATATGGCAGGAACTGTCGTTTAAATCGTTATTGGAGAAGCTGGATGCGCCGGAACAGCAGCAGGAACAACAAAAAGAACTGACGTTCCAAGTAGTCGAAGAAGTAGTGCCGGAGATGCTGTCCGGAGCGATGGCCGTACAATTGGAAATGGCGGGAGAACAATACCATACCGAACCGGTGCTTGGTTTGGCGCTCGCCGATGCCAATAGTGTTTATGTCATTCCGCCGGATGTCATGCAGGCATCGGATATCCTGAAAACCTGGCTTGAAGACGGGGCGAACAAAAAATACCTGGCCGATTCAAAGGCGGCATCTGCAGCGTTTCACCGGTCGGGCATCGACTTGGAAGGTGCGGAATTCGATTTAATGCTCGGCGCTTACATCGTCAATCCTTCACTGACTTATACCGACGTAGCCAATATTGTCCGCGAATACGGTTATACCGATGTGTCCACCAATGAGCAGGTATATGGAAAGGGTGCAAAGAAAGCTGTGCCGTTTGATGAATTGCTGCACGAACATATTGCCCGGAAAGCGAAAGCGGTATGGGAAGTGCGGGCTATTGTGGAGAGCCGGCTGCAGGACAACGAGCAATTCGGGCTCTATCATGACCTTGAACTGCCGCTTGCCGTCATTCTTGGTCAAATGGAATCACTCGGCGTCCGTGTCGACCGCCGTCAGCTGGAAGAGATGGGACAGGAGCTTACAGCGAAACTGAAAGATATCGAGGCTGGCATCCATGAAGCGGCCGGTGAGGCGTTCAATATCAATTCACCGAAACAGCTCGGTGTCATTCTGTTTGAAAAACTTGGACTTCCGGCCATCAAGAAAACAAAAACCGGCTATTCGACGGCAGCGGATGTCCTTGAAAAGCTGGAAGGCAAACACCCGATCATTTCGCAGATTTTATTGTACCGGCAGCTCGGAAAATTGCTGTCGACGTACATTGAAGGGCTGTTGAAAGAAATCCATGAAGACGGGAAGATTCACACGCGGTTTCAGCAGGCGTTGACACAGACCGGCCGGCTGAGTTCCATCAATCCGAACCTGCAGAACATACCGGTCCGCTTGGAAGAGGGCCGGAAAATCCGGAAAGCGTTCGTGCCATCTGAACCGGGCTGGGTAATGGTGGCGGCCGATTACTCACAAATTGAATTGCGTGTGCTTGCCCATATTTCAGGCGATGAAGGACTGGTTGAGGCATTCCGGACCGGACAGGATATCCATACAGCGACCGCAATGGATGTCTTTCATGTGCCGGCGGATGAAGTAACAGCCAATATGCGGCGCGTTGCGAAAGCGGTCAATTTCGGAATTGTCTATGGCATCAGTGAATATGGATTATCTGAGGGATTGAAAATCAGCCGGAAAGAAGCGGGCGAATTCATCGATCGGTATTTGGCGAGTTTCCCCGGCGTTCAGCGCTATATGGAAGAAAGCGTAAAACAGGCAAAGAAAGACGGATTTGTGACAACACTTATGAACCGTCGGCGTTATCTCCCCGATATCAATAGTTCAAATTTCAATATGCGGAGTTTTGCGGAACGGACAGCGATGAATACACCGATTCAGGGAAGTGCTGCGGACATCATCAAAAAAGCAATGATCGATATGGCGGATGCGTTGGAACAGGAAGGCATGAAGACCCGCATGTTGCTGCAAGTGCACGATGAACTCATTTTTGAGGCGCCGCCGGAAGAGCTGGAGAAATTGAAGATCCTTGTGCCGAAAATGATGGAATCGGCTGTGCCGCTCAATGTGCCGCTGAAAGTTGATTTTGCACACGGGGATACCTGGTACGACACGAAGTAAAAGGAGAGGTTTCAACATGCCGGAATTGCCGGAAGTGGAAGGCGTTGTCCGGCTGATCAAGCCGGCCGTCGAAGGCCGAACAATAACAGACGTTTTCATATCGGATACTGTCCGGAGATCGAAAGCCGGAGGAAAAGATGCCATCTTGAAACGGATCAGTGAGGAAGGATTTATTGAAGAACTGACGGGTGCATCATTTCTGTCCGTGGAACGCCGGAGCAAGTACATCTATTTTGATATGCAGAAAGAAGGCCGGTTTTTATTTGTAAACCATCTCGGCATGACGGGCGCCTGGTTTCATGTCGGTTCGCTTGAAGAAATCCGGGAAGAGAAATTCAGGCGGCATGTCCATGTTATTTTCACACTTGATGACGGATCGCTGTTCGTGTATTCCGATATTCGCCGCTTTGGTGAAATGCGGGTGCTGCAGGATGAATCCGGCTATCCGCCGCTCCTGCTGATGGCACCGGAGCCGTTCGGGGAAGACGCCCTGCAGCATTTTCTGGAGATGAGCGAAAGGCCGAAATACGCCAAAAAGCCGGTTAAGGAAGTCATCATGGACGGCCAGGTCATTTCAGGCTGCGGCAATATTTATGCGACAGAGGCGCTGTTTAAAGAGCGGGTCCGCCCGGACCGGCCAGTGGGTGGTTTGACTTCTGAAGAAAAAGTGAAACTGTTCCAGACGATCGCCGATATCCTGGCAGAGAGCATTGAAGCGGGAGGCAGCACCATTTCCGATTACCGGAACGTAAACGGTGAATCCGGGAGCATGCAGCACCGTCTGAAAATGTACGGGAAAAAGCACTGCCTGGAATGCGGTCATGAAACGGAGAATATGAAAATCGGGGGCCGGACATCCACGTTTTGTCCGGTGTGCCAAAAGTGAGTGAAGCAGATGATTATTGGACTGACAGGCAGTATCGCGAGCGGCAAAAGTACGGTCGCCGCGATGCTGAAAGAAAAAGGGTACGCATTGGTGGATGCTGATGCAGTGGCGCGTCAAGTGGTGGAGCCGGGAACGGAAACACTGGCCCGGATCAGCCGGGCATTTGGCGAAGATGTGCTGCAGGCTGACAAGACATTGAACCGTGAAAAATTGGGAGCACTGATTTTTAACGACCCGAATAGCCGGAAAAAACTGAATGATATCATCCATCCGGCCATCCGGCAGGAAATGCTCAGGCAACGGGAAGAGTGGCTGGCGAACGGCGCGCAGACCGTAATCATGGACATTCCCCTGCTGTTTGAAAGCAAGCTCGAACATTTTGCCGATAAGATTCTAGTGGTAAGCGTAAGTGAAGAAAATCAGCTGGCCAGACTGATGCAGCGCAACGGACTGACAGCACAGGATGCACGCGCCCGGATCTCCTCCCAATTGCCGGTATCCGAAAAGGAAAAGCGGGCGGATGCCGTCATTTATAATAACGGTTCCATCGCTGAAACGGAGCGTCAGCTGGAGTGGATCCTGGAGAAATGGAATGCCGCAGTCTGAAAGGCAGCGAAATGATAAAAAATACGTGATTCTTCCTTCTAATATGTTATACTAATTTCATGAAAAGCAGGCAACAGTATAACTTAATTTATTGGGGGACGCATAAATGACAATATCTATTGCCATCAATGGGTTTGGCCGTATCGGCCGCATGGTGTTCAGACAGGCGATTCTCGAGGAAGATATTTCAGTAGTCGCAGTAAACGCAAGTTATCCCGCAGAAACACTGGCTCATCTCGTTAAGTATGACACAATTCACGGCCGGTTCAGCGGTGAAATCGAAGCGGATGGTGATGCGCTGATTGTGAACGGCAAACGGATTGCGTTATACGGAGAGCGCGATCCGCTTAATTTGCCTTGGGAGCAGTTGGGAATAGATATCGTCATTGAGGCGACGGGCAAGTTCAACTCCCGGGACCAGGCCGCTCTCCATCTTGAAGCGGGAGCGAAAAAAGTGATTTTGACGGCTCCCGGCAAGAACGAAGACGTCACGATCGTCATGGGTGTCAATGAAGATCAACTTGATGTGGATAAGCACCATGTTATCTCCAATGCCAGTTGCACAACGAATTGCCTGGCGCCGGTTGCAAAAGTGCTGAATGACACGTTCGGCATCGAAAATGGACTGATGACCACGGTGCATGCATATACGAACGATCAGAAAAATCTGGATAATCCCCATAAAGATTTGCGACGCGCCCGAGCAGCGGCTGAATCGATTATTCCTACTTCTACCGGTGCCGCGAAAGCGCTGTCACTGGTGATTCCGGAACTGAAAGGGAAGTTGCACGGCATGGCGCTGCGTGTACCGACGCCGAATGTCTCCCTGGTGGATCTGGTTGTTGACCTCAAACGGGAAGTGACGATCGAAGAAGTGAATGCGGCATTCGAACGAGCGGCAGAAACGGATCTGAAAGGCATTCTGGAAGTGACGATGGAACCGCTCGTATCCGTCGATTTTAATACGACCAGTACGTCGGCTACGATAGACGGGTTGTCGACGATGGTGATTGGTGCCCGGAAAGTGAAAGTGCTCGCCTGGTATGATAACGAATGGGGATATTCGGCTCGTGTGGTCGATCTGACCAAGAAAGTGGCAAAAGAATTATACGCGCAAACCCTTCAGTAATAAGCATGAAAAGCCGTTCTGCTGCCTTTGCGGCATGACGGCTTTTTTGTGCTGGCGTTTTTTTGAATCTTTTCTATTGCAATTGACGTACGTACATCATATAATGAATCTCGTGAACTTGTTGAGGGGGATTTCAAACGACCTACGACTTCATTCACGCGACTGCTTAAAGGGTTAGGACCTCTCCGGACTAACTTTCCCCCGTGGTAGTCACTTTGATTAAATCTTAACTTACTCAAAGGGGGAAACGAACCTTGGAAACAATGGGACGTCACGTAATCGCAGAACTATGGCAATGTGAATTCGACAAATTAAATGACATGGACTTTATTGAGCAGACTTTTGTTGATGCAGCACTTAAATCTGGGGCAGAAATTCGGGAAGTGGCTTTTCACAAGTTTGCGCCACAAGGCGTGAGCGGAGTAGTCATCATCTCTGAATCTCACCTTACGATTCACAGCTTTCCAGAGCACGGTTACGCGAGTATTGACGTATATACGTGCGGCGATCTGAATCCGAACGTCGCTGCTGATTATATTGCAGAAGCACTCGGCTCACAGCATCGTGAAGTTGTTGAAGTGCCACGCGGCATGGGGCCTGTCAGCCTTGGCAAAACAAAAGTTATCGCCAGCGCCTAATCCATGTACTTAAAAATCAGGCAGAGAGCAGAGGAGAAATCCTCTGCTTTTTCTTTTGCCTTGAAATAGGAAATGCTGTGTTTGCGTTGTAGAATGAAGAGCCAGCCAGGTTGTGACCGGGCAGGCAAAAAGCATTTTTGCCCTGAACGAAAAGATTTGATACGATAGCCTTCCGGCAGTGAATCCGGCATTCGGGGTTTAAAGAAAATTCCGCCGGCTCTCTTGATTTTTGGTATACTGAGAGACAAGACATTTAGTGAATGCGGGGAGTTGTACGAAATGAAATGTCCGTCCTGCCAACATAACGGCACCCGGGTCGTGGATTCGCGTCCGGCAGATGAATTGAAAGCAATCAGAAGACGCAGGGAATGTGAAGCGTGCGGCTACCGGTTTACGACATTCGAAAAAGTGGAAGAAACGCCGTTGATCGTGGTAAAAAAAGACGGTTCCCGGGAAGAATTCAGCCGGGAGAAAGTCTTGAAGGGTGTCATCCGCGCCTGTGAAAAGCGCCCGGTGCCTCTTGAAGTGTTGGAAGATCTCGTGTTCAATATAGAAAAAGATCTGCGGCGCATCGGCACCGCAGAAGTGAAATCAGAAGACGTCGGCGAACTGGTCATGGACCGGCTTGCCGGCATCGATGAAGTGGCCTATGTCCGGTTTGCTTCCGTTTACCGGCAGTTCAAGGACATTACGGTGTTCATCGATGAACTGAAGGATTTGCTGAACAGAACTCCGGACAACAAACCGGATACAGAGTAAGGTGATAAGAAATGTCTGCTTACTATAAAGAATTGCAGCCGACCGATTCCTATATCGTCTGTCTGCCTTATCCGTTTACTGATTACGACCGCAAGCTTGTAACATTGCTGTATCAGCCGATGATCGGCCTGGAAGCTGTTTCCTTTTATCTGACATTGTGGGCGGAAGGTGAGATGATGAAGGAAGAAGCGGTCCATTACCGGCTGATGAATAGCTTAAACATATCAGCAGCTACGATATTCACGGTCCGCACTCAGCTTGAAGCGATCGGACTCTTAAAGACATATGCCAAGGATGGGGAACACCGGTCCTTCATCTACGAATTGACACCGCCGCTTGATCCAAGGAGCTTTTTTGCTGATCCGCTGCTGTCGATGTTTCTGTTCAGTAAAGTTGGAGAAGCGGCGTACAAGCGGATTCGGGAACATTTCACCCCT
Above is a genomic segment from Planococcus lenghuensis containing:
- the polA gene encoding DNA polymerase I, which gives rise to MTKKVLLLDGNSLAYRAFFALPLLANEQGIHTNAVYGFTMMLQRILDEEQPTHMLVAFDAGKTTFRHETFSEYKGGRQKTPPELSEQFPYLRKLIEAYQIKSYELPNYEADDIIGTLSREAEEAGDEVIIISGDKDLTQLASGSTVVYITKKGITDIEKYTVDHIQEKYGLTPQQIIDMKGLMGDASDNIPGVPGVGEKTAVKLLAKHGTVEGVYRDIEQLKGKLKEKLEQNEELALVSKQLATIERQAPIEVKVEDLTYSGPDMDQLQRIWQELSFKSLLEKLDAPEQQQEQQKELTFQVVEEVVPEMLSGAMAVQLEMAGEQYHTEPVLGLALADANSVYVIPPDVMQASDILKTWLEDGANKKYLADSKAASAAFHRSGIDLEGAEFDLMLGAYIVNPSLTYTDVANIVREYGYTDVSTNEQVYGKGAKKAVPFDELLHEHIARKAKAVWEVRAIVESRLQDNEQFGLYHDLELPLAVILGQMESLGVRVDRRQLEEMGQELTAKLKDIEAGIHEAAGEAFNINSPKQLGVILFEKLGLPAIKKTKTGYSTAADVLEKLEGKHPIISQILLYRQLGKLLSTYIEGLLKEIHEDGKIHTRFQQALTQTGRLSSINPNLQNIPVRLEEGRKIRKAFVPSEPGWVMVAADYSQIELRVLAHISGDEGLVEAFRTGQDIHTATAMDVFHVPADEVTANMRRVAKAVNFGIVYGISEYGLSEGLKISRKEAGEFIDRYLASFPGVQRYMEESVKQAKKDGFVTTLMNRRRYLPDINSSNFNMRSFAERTAMNTPIQGSAADIIKKAMIDMADALEQEGMKTRMLLQVHDELIFEAPPEELEKLKILVPKMMESAVPLNVPLKVDFAHGDTWYDTK
- the pnpS gene encoding two-component system histidine kinase PnpS, whose amino-acid sequence is MSSMKNRLLLLFMAWNATLLAGLFLLIGQLFPLYAGEEGTRPEFLWLMLALFFVFAFILNFIFGTRLIQVYAQPIQAAAETAMELAKGNYKARAPEVRSGRTLQLGTAVNVLARSLQEMSAVRELEQERLKTLIENMGSGLIMIGRRGKISLMNKSFAASFGLSLENTQDRAYQEIALPDRLIALIEDVFLSEDSINTQITVTDGVHTTHFAVYGAPVISGHGKWLGIVIVLHDITELKRLEQIRKDFVANVSHELRTPVTSIKGFTETLLDGAYEDRSSLLMFLEIIQKESNRIMLLIQDLLDLSKIEQSGFHLNLGDTDLNHVAARAAETVQLAASDKNIRLVIETASDARIQGDADRLLQVVTNLLSNAVVYSPEDTEIWLRIKEGKRHVTVEVEDQGIGIAQQEIPRVFERFYRVDRARSRNSGGTGLGLAIVKHLTEAHHGRIQVISEPGQGTTFQVVLPRTQPE
- a CDS encoding response regulator transcription factor, which codes for MTKKVLIIEDEESIATLLSYNVRQAGYEPLVAHDGQAGFNMALAERPALIVLDLMLPKMDGMEVCKALRQQRVDIPIIMLTAKDDEVDKVLGLELGADDYMTKPFSPREVTARIKAVLRRTEQGMNGENETKALTIGGLEVYPSRFEVFLNKQPLEFTPKEFELLVYLMENRNRVLTRDQLLSAVWQYDFAGDTRIVDVHISHLREKIEENSRKPLFIKTIRGLGYKLEEPKPV
- a CDS encoding MaoC/PaaZ C-terminal domain-containing protein; the encoded protein is MLLGKKRKLGRKIEEITVGEKLKLTENIEDKDLLLYLGLTNDGNPLYVQHDFASRTTYEKPIVPTIMLTGILTSAISKYMPGPGSHVIEQQLKFTHPVYHYSTVDFLFEVIEVNVPDNEVTVRVTAQNEDEQQVIEGFIKASPPKLLDKLTTQAMDNF
- the icd gene encoding NADP-dependent isocitrate dehydrogenase, with translation MANGEKIAVNNGELNVPNEAIIPFIEGDGTGPDIWAAASRVLEESVNKAYNGEKKIVWKEVLAGQKAFDKTGEWLPEETLDTIREYLIAIKGPLTTPIGGGIRSLNVALRQELDLYVCLRPVRYFQGVPSPVKRPEDTDMVIFRENTEDIYAGIEYAKGSDEVKKVLDFLQNEMSVKNIRFPETSGIGIKPISEEGTKRLVRASINYALTEGRKSVTLVHKGNIMKFTEGAFKNWGYEVAEQEFGDKVFTWNEYDKIKDEQGTDAANKAQDEALAGGKLLVKDAIADIFLQQILTRPSEFDVVATMNLNGDYISDALAAQVGGIGIAPGANINYETGHAIFEATHGTAPKYAGQDKVNPSSVILSGVLMLEHLGWIEAAQLISKSMEKTIASKVVTYDFARLMDGATEVKTSEFADELIKNM
- the mdh gene encoding malate dehydrogenase, whose translation is MTFKRKKISVIGSGFTGATTAFLLAQKELGDVVIVDIPQNENPTKGKALDMAEAGPVQGFDTRLTGTSDYADTKDSDLVIITAGIARKPGMSRDDLVQTNQKVMKSVTAEIVKHSPDTTILVLTNPVDAMTYTVFKESGFPKERVIGQSGVLDTARFRTFVAEELDLSVKDVTGFVLGGHGDDMVPLVRYSYAGGIPLETLISKERLDAIVDRTRKGGAEIVNLLGNGSAYYAPAAALVEMAEAILKDQRRVLPSIAYLEGEYGMNGIYLGVPTVLGSKGIEQIIELELTEDEKTELQKSADSVKKVMEILV